The Gammaproteobacteria bacterium genomic sequence GGCGGCGAGATCCACCTTGGTGGCCACCGTGGACGCCAAACCATCCTTGACGTACCTGACGTCTTGCAGACCGGAAGCGGCATCCTTGTTGGTATTGCAGAAGGTCACACCGGTACCCGTGGTCGGCGTGGTGGCAGCGGCCCCGGCGGTATTGAGCGTGTGGTTATGAGGCGGCAAGTTACGCCTCGGTAAGCGTAACGGTTTCGCTACCGCCCTTTTCTCCGAGCGCACGATGAGTAAGACCAGGACCGTTACCGACAGCAATGTTGAAACGGCCGCGCAAATCCGGCAACCCGAAAGTATTCACACCATCCCCTCCGTAGGTGGTGCCTAGTAAGGCAAAAAGCGCCTGATATTGGCTTACGGAAACCGTGGAGCCGTTACAGAGGAACCAACCCCCCGGAGCGAAACTGCCCGCGAAAACACGAATTTCTCCAACGTACATAATCTCTCCTTACTTAAAATAGTTAAGTAACCCAAGTTGCCACCTTATATCTTGTCGTCGTGGTGGTTAGCTACCATCACA encodes the following:
- a CDS encoding hypothetical protein (Evidence 5 : Unknown function), giving the protein MYVGEIRVFAGSFAPGGWFLCNGSTVSVSQYQALFALLGTTYGGDGVNTFGLPDLRGRFNIAVGNGPGLTHRALGEKGGSETVTLTEA